DNA sequence from the Bradyrhizobium sp. CIAT3101 genome:
GGCCTCGGTGAACATCGCCGCAAAGCTCTGGTCCTTGAGATCGCAGCCTGCGAGCGCACAGACGCGGGTGCCGGCAACGCGGAAGGGGAAGCCGAGCTTTGGCTCGCAGGACAGGACGAAGATGTCGCCGAGCAATTCGCGCACGGCGGCGGGATCGATATCGGCCCGGTCAGGCGCTCGCGCGCCGCCGCGCTTCTTGTCCCAATACGCGAAGAACGCGCGGCTCGATGGATGTTTCATGACTGACGCTCACCCCTCGGCGCAACCTCATGGGACAAATCTGTCCCGCTTCAGTGCACCTGAGATCCCTGTGTTGTTGTGCAGGAGGGGAATTGCAGCGTCCATGCCGTGGGAGCGTTTTTGGCCTCGTGCGGGCCGTCTTTGCGTCGTTAACGTTAAATTAACTATGCGCTTTCGCTCGGCCGCGCGGCTGCTAAGGTCATCGCGGTCGCAAGCTTCGCCGCTTTCATCCAGGTTCTCGGCGAGGCCTGTACACGGGCGTCAAACAGTTTGGTCACTGGCCGCGGGGAGGGGTGGGGATACGCCTTGTTCCTCTGCAGTGTCAGGAAGATCGACACGGACAGGCAGGGCTTTCCCAGGGCCCTGCCTTTTCCTTTTGTGCACTTGCGCAAGGCCGGTAAAGGCGACTATCTCCAAGTTCTTGCTTCGATCGCGCCTGAAAGCGAACCGCCTTGGATTCCCCGCTAGAACCACCGTCAGACCAGCCGGTCGTCGCCGAAGAGGCCCCGCGCGAGCCGATCCTGACGCTGCCGTGGCCGCTGACGGCCTATGTCGTCCTGCTGGCGGTGATCCATCTGCGGGTGTTGCTGCCGCCGGAGCTGGAGAACTGGACCATCGACGTGTTCGGCTTCATCCCGAAGCGCTACGATTCCTCGCTGGTCAATTTGCAATTCGAGGGCGGCGCCGGTGCCAAGGTGTGGACCTTCGTCACCTATTCGCTGCTGCATGCCAATCTCACCCATCTCGCCTTCAACGTGCTGTGGCTGCTGCCGTTCGGCAGTGCGCTGGCGCGGCGCTTTGGCGCGGTGCGCTTCTTCGTGTTCCTTTCGGTGACGGCGGCTGCCGGCGCGCTCGCCCATCTCGTCACCCATGAGCACGCGGTGGTGCCGATGATCGGCGCCTCGGCCTCTGTGTCGGGCGCGATGGCGGCGGCGATCCGGTTCGCCTTTGTGCGCGGCAGCTTCCTGTCGTTCAGCCGTTCGGACGCCGATACCGCCGCCAAGGTTCCGGCGCTGCCGCTGTTGCAGGCACTGCGCGACCGGCGGATCGTCGGTTTCCTGAGCGTTTGGTTCGTGATGAACATCGTCTTCGGCGTCGGCGCCATCGGTGTCGAAAGCGACAGCGCGGGTGTCGCTTGGGAAGCGCATATCGGTGGCTTCTTCGCAGGGCTGTTGCTGTTCGCGCTGTTCGATCCCGTGCCGCGCGTGCGAAACGATGATGCTGCGGATGCGTCATCACAGGACATTTCGGACGGTATTTGACGCGGCGCTTGCGGCGCGGCCCGAATTCATCCATCATTCGCTGGAAGAATGTTCCGAAGCAGCAAGCTCATAGAAGCTGCGCTTCGCAAAGTGCCTGAACGTGAAACCGGCGCCGAAACTGTTAGTTGAAGACTCGCGAACAAGTCCAAACCGCGCCAAGCGGACGGATTCGATTCAGGGAGGCGACAATGACAATACGTTCCATTCTCAATACCAAGGGCCACCAGATCATGAGCGTCGAGCCCGACGCGACGCTGGCTGCCGCGGTCAAGCTGCTTGCCGAGAAGAAGATCGGCGCGGTGCTGGTGATGAACCAGAGCCGGCTCGAGGGCATCCTGTCGGAGCGCGATATCGTCCGCGTGCTTGGCGAGCGCGGTGCGGGTGTGCTGGAGGAGCCGGTGTCTCAGGTCATGACCCGCAAGGTCGTCACCTGCAAGGAGACCGACACGGTTGCCGAACTCATGGAGATGATGACCACCGGCAAGTTCCGCCATCTGCCCGTCGTCGAAAACGGCAAGGTGGTCGGGCTGATCTCGATCGGCGACATCGTCAAGCGCCGGGTCCAGGAATACGAGTCCGAGCAGGAAGCCCTGCGCGACTACATCAAGACGGCCTGAGCGGGCTTACGCGCCGGGCTTACTCGATCGCTTTGGGCGCGGTGCCTTCGGGCGCCGGCGCCAGCACGTCGATCGTCTCCTGGATCGACTCCAGCGCGCGTTCGGCGGCGCGGGTGCCGTGCGCGATCAGCTCCTCGGCACGATGGAAGTCGAACCAGCCGAACTGACCGACCCGTGGCGTGATCAGGAGATCGGGCGGATCGCCGGCAAGCCGCGCGCGGGTGATGCGGTCCTGCATGATGTTGAAGGCGTCGATCATCACCGAGGAGATGCCGGGACGTCCGGCGCTGCCGAAGAACTCGCGCTTGACGGTTTTCTCCGCCGAGAAGAAGCGCGGAAAGCGCCGTTTGGCCGGGGCCTCCTCGGTCACTTGGGCGACCGGCGCGGGCACCGCACCGTGCTGATAGATCGTCGTCGAATGGGTGAAGACGTCGGTGGACAGATTGACGGCGATGACGATTTCGGCGCCGAGCGCCCGCGCCGCCGAAACCGGCACCGGGTTCACCAGCGCGCCGTCGACCAGCCATCGGTCGCCGATCATCACCGGCGAGAAGATGCCGGGCAGCGCATAGGAGGCGCGCATCGCCTCGACCAGGCGTCCCCGAGTCAGCCAGATCTCGTGGCCGGTGCGGACCTCGGTCGCGACGCTCGCGAACTTGACCGGAAGGTCTTCGATCAGGGTTTGGCCGACCGCCTTCTCAAGTCGGATGGCGAGCTTCTCGCCGCCGATCAGGCCGGAGCCGTCGAGGCGGATGTCGAGATAGCCGAGGATGTTGCGCATG
Encoded proteins:
- a CDS encoding rhomboid family intramembrane serine protease; the protein is MDSPLEPPSDQPVVAEEAPREPILTLPWPLTAYVVLLAVIHLRVLLPPELENWTIDVFGFIPKRYDSSLVNLQFEGGAGAKVWTFVTYSLLHANLTHLAFNVLWLLPFGSALARRFGAVRFFVFLSVTAAAGALAHLVTHEHAVVPMIGASASVSGAMAAAIRFAFVRGSFLSFSRSDADTAAKVPALPLLQALRDRRIVGFLSVWFVMNIVFGVGAIGVESDSAGVAWEAHIGGFFAGLLLFALFDPVPRVRNDDAADASSQDISDGI
- a CDS encoding CBS domain-containing protein, which gives rise to MTIRSILNTKGHQIMSVEPDATLAAAVKLLAEKKIGAVLVMNQSRLEGILSERDIVRVLGERGAGVLEEPVSQVMTRKVVTCKETDTVAELMEMMTTGKFRHLPVVENGKVVGLISIGDIVKRRVQEYESEQEALRDYIKTA
- a CDS encoding patatin-like phospholipase family protein; this encodes MLEILRGRGVNGANGEKVGLGSIRRPVIGLALGGGAARGFAHIGIMRTLLANGIVPDVVVGTSIGAVVGGLHAAGRLDTLEEWGRSLQGMRNILGYLDIRLDGSGLIGGEKLAIRLEKAVGQTLIEDLPVKFASVATEVRTGHEIWLTRGRLVEAMRASYALPGIFSPVMIGDRWLVDGALVNPVPVSAARALGAEIVIAVNLSTDVFTHSTTIYQHGAVPAPVAQVTEEAPAKRRFPRFFSAEKTVKREFFGSAGRPGISSVMIDAFNIMQDRITRARLAGDPPDLLITPRVGQFGWFDFHRAEELIAHGTRAAERALESIQETIDVLAPAPEGTAPKAIE